A region of Granulicella sibirica DNA encodes the following proteins:
- a CDS encoding CocE/NonD family hydrolase, protein MPSRLLPTSFLAITLLASAQTQTKPKYPAFPSETPAAPTIPAASHDYTRRVVMIPMRDGIRLNTIILIPNSATPAAHAPILITRTPYSAAILTTNSQSSHLGSSLFGYDNAIDVIVDGGYIRVIQDVRGKYGSEGDYVMNRPFHGPLNPTPVDHATDTYDTIDWLIKNVPESNGKVGILGISYDGFTTLAALVHPHPALKVAVPMNPMVDGWRGDDWFHNGAFRQQNMSYIYEQDGSRSNDLRWWTSNFDDYDMFLNATSAGELGRQRGLDQMGFWRKVKEHPAYDSFWQNQAMDQILAAQPLTVPTLLVHSLWDAEDIYGAMAVYKALKPKDTATGTPNEKLFLAMGPWHHGGSIDDGSTLGAIRFNQDTSLWFRKNVLGPFLARNLKDESPDASPIAPVTVYESGADIWQKLPSWPAVCTEAPNSVPAAQPCATPPARLYLQPNGTLSFTAPASANSDFTEYVSDPMKPVPFRARPIQPVCYDAGCTWANWLADDQREQSGRPDVAVFSSEVLTKPVTISGEPIANLIASTSGTDSDWVVKLIDVYPDEVASQPKMGSYQLMISADIFRGRYRESLSTPQPIPANTPEPYRFALPNANHVFEPGHRIMVQVQSSWFPLYDRNPQTYVPTIFEAKPADYRKATQHLYHSPTQPSYIEVPMVTVP, encoded by the coding sequence ATGCCCTCCCGCCTCCTGCCAACCTCCTTCCTGGCCATCACCCTCCTTGCATCAGCCCAAACTCAGACCAAGCCCAAGTACCCTGCTTTTCCCTCCGAAACTCCCGCCGCCCCCACTATCCCCGCCGCCTCCCACGACTACACCCGGCGCGTCGTCATGATCCCCATGCGCGACGGCATCAGGCTCAACACCATCATCCTCATCCCCAACTCCGCAACGCCCGCCGCGCACGCCCCCATCCTCATCACCCGCACCCCCTACAGCGCCGCCATCCTGACGACCAACAGCCAGTCCTCGCACCTCGGCAGCAGCCTCTTCGGCTACGACAACGCCATCGACGTCATCGTTGACGGAGGCTATATCCGCGTCATCCAGGACGTCCGCGGCAAGTACGGCTCCGAGGGCGACTACGTCATGAACCGCCCCTTCCACGGCCCCCTCAACCCCACCCCCGTCGACCACGCCACCGACACCTACGACACGATCGACTGGCTCATCAAAAACGTCCCCGAGTCCAACGGCAAGGTCGGCATCCTCGGCATCTCCTACGACGGCTTCACCACCCTCGCCGCCCTAGTCCACCCCCACCCTGCCCTCAAGGTCGCCGTCCCCATGAACCCCATGGTCGACGGCTGGCGCGGCGACGACTGGTTTCACAACGGTGCTTTCCGCCAGCAGAACATGTCCTACATCTACGAGCAGGATGGCTCCCGCTCGAACGACCTCCGCTGGTGGACAAGCAACTTCGACGACTACGACATGTTCTTGAATGCCACCAGCGCCGGGGAGCTCGGCCGCCAGCGCGGGCTCGATCAGATGGGCTTCTGGCGCAAGGTCAAGGAGCATCCCGCGTACGACTCCTTCTGGCAGAACCAGGCCATGGATCAGATCCTCGCCGCCCAGCCCCTCACCGTCCCTACCCTCCTCGTACACTCCCTCTGGGACGCCGAAGACATCTACGGAGCCATGGCCGTCTACAAGGCCCTCAAGCCCAAAGACACTGCCACCGGCACGCCTAACGAAAAGCTCTTCCTCGCCATGGGCCCCTGGCACCACGGCGGCTCCATCGACGACGGAAGCACCCTCGGAGCCATCAGGTTTAATCAGGACACCAGCCTCTGGTTCCGCAAAAACGTCCTCGGCCCCTTCCTCGCCCGCAACCTCAAGGACGAGTCTCCTGATGCCTCCCCCATCGCTCCGGTCACCGTCTACGAATCCGGTGCCGACATCTGGCAGAAGCTCCCCTCCTGGCCCGCCGTCTGCACCGAGGCCCCCAACTCCGTACCCGCCGCCCAGCCCTGCGCCACGCCACCTGCACGCCTCTACCTCCAACCCAACGGAACTCTAAGCTTCACCGCCCCAGCCTCCGCCAACTCCGACTTCACCGAGTACGTCTCCGACCCAATGAAGCCGGTGCCCTTCCGCGCCCGTCCCATCCAGCCCGTCTGTTACGACGCCGGATGCACCTGGGCCAACTGGCTCGCCGACGATCAGCGTGAACAGTCCGGACGCCCCGACGTCGCCGTCTTCAGCTCCGAAGTCCTCACCAAACCTGTCACCATCTCCGGCGAACCCATCGCCAACCTCATAGCCAGCACCTCCGGCACCGACTCCGATTGGGTCGTCAAGCTCATCGACGTCTACCCCGACGAAGTCGCCTCCCAGCCCAAAATGGGAAGCTACCAGCTCATGATCTCCGCCGACATCTTCCGCGGCCGCTACCGCGAGTCCCTCTCAACCCCTCAACCTATCCCCGCCAACACTCCTGAACCCTACCGCTTCGCCCTCCCCAACGCCAACCACGTCTTCGAACCCGGCCATCGCATCATGGTCCAGGTCCAGAGCAGTTGGTTCCCCCTCTACGACCGCAACCCTCAAACCTACGTCCCAACGATCTTCGAAGCCAAGCCCGCCGACTACCGCAAAGCCACCCAGCATCTCTACCACTCCCCCACCCAACCCAGTTACATCGAAGTTCCCATGGTCACTGTCCCTTAG
- a CDS encoding diguanylate cyclase domain-containing protein yields MTRAASVRKAMCGMLLALLALAHGGAQRQLFRQYGQTEGLSNLNVRCIAQDHTGYLWVGTDNGLFRYDGGTFQIFGHAEGLANTEIIGLAEAPNGVIWAATQGGLARLSGKRFVTVDFGVPGEADGIVFDPAGVAYVKYPKGISRGVPGKDGSFAFKTIVSGDIQAITVLNGDLVFGLNGDVMHMAGGMPQSVGASVGLPSDHWEALSLDSLGNLWARSPTRLFELARGQARFVDRSIGVPHTNEGRLFSDRHGRVFVSSLLGLVIVEGNHVSLIDSAHGLPGDYVGPMLVDREESLWFGVDGAGLARRLGHGEWVSWTREDGLLNSSVWAIRTDALGQLWVGTSGGLTILDAQGKVMRSWTSHNGLAGDRVYSITPGPAGDFYVGTGPVGVSHFDGHGRLLRTYGEDSGITADQASSLLVDGEKRLWVMGNGGCFRSRTALGAGRTLTFERVEIPGIPAPRSFRHVILDKAGDVWIASSGGLLRFDGKSWKVFGSEEGLKALDLAAVAMGRNAIWVSYRDAFGMSKLGLGPDAGKVTHYTMQDGLSSNEVYAMAFDLSGRLWLNTDAGVDVLEEGRWWRHYGSQKGLIWDDTNSRALDVSPRGDVWVGTSGGMSRFRRADYPIPEVAPPVVLTSVRGVAREWQTGDRPVLPYSQRSLYIRYAGLSFEAEREVRFRYRLNGYDQAWNETNERSVHFAALPAGHYVFQVVAVNPSGLQSATPASFEFTIRPAWWQSWWFVASCLLLAGFLGYVFWHLRVRAFLAQKELLERQVAERTAQLRESHRQLEEIAYFDILTSLPNRRMFTEEFRKRLAMARRPSEPFALLLIDLDHFKQINDTYGHNAGDAVLVETSCLLRGIVRESDCVARLGGDEFAVLLFTAQDPETVESVCHRILDSFAGGIPFENTTLSVGCSIGIAMYPEHGETQESLYKSADVALYEAKRTGRNLFCWHRYQTGD; encoded by the coding sequence ATGACCCGAGCCGCGAGTGTCAGAAAGGCAATGTGTGGGATGCTGCTGGCGCTTCTTGCGCTTGCGCACGGGGGTGCGCAACGACAGCTGTTTCGGCAGTACGGACAGACGGAAGGCTTGAGCAACCTAAATGTTCGCTGCATCGCGCAGGATCATACGGGGTATTTGTGGGTCGGCACAGATAACGGGCTTTTCCGGTATGACGGGGGAACGTTCCAGATCTTCGGCCATGCGGAAGGCCTGGCGAACACGGAGATTATTGGGCTGGCCGAGGCCCCGAACGGAGTAATTTGGGCGGCGACGCAGGGCGGCCTGGCGCGGCTCTCTGGTAAGCGTTTTGTGACGGTGGATTTTGGCGTGCCGGGTGAGGCGGATGGGATTGTTTTCGATCCGGCCGGTGTGGCCTACGTAAAGTACCCCAAAGGTATCAGCCGAGGGGTTCCTGGCAAGGACGGGTCATTCGCTTTCAAGACGATCGTAAGCGGCGACATCCAAGCGATAACGGTCTTGAACGGGGACCTGGTGTTCGGCTTGAATGGGGACGTCATGCACATGGCGGGAGGGATGCCGCAGAGCGTGGGGGCTTCGGTCGGACTTCCATCGGATCACTGGGAGGCCTTGAGTCTCGACAGCCTAGGCAATCTCTGGGCTCGGAGCCCGACCCGCCTGTTTGAGCTGGCGCGTGGGCAAGCGCGCTTTGTCGATCGCTCGATAGGGGTTCCACACACAAATGAGGGTCGGCTGTTTTCGGATAGGCATGGAAGGGTATTTGTTTCGAGCCTGCTGGGGCTCGTGATTGTCGAGGGGAATCATGTTTCACTGATCGATTCTGCTCATGGTCTACCGGGAGATTATGTCGGCCCGATGCTGGTGGATCGCGAGGAGTCTCTCTGGTTTGGGGTGGACGGCGCGGGTCTTGCGCGAAGGCTGGGGCACGGGGAGTGGGTCTCATGGACACGCGAAGATGGCCTGCTGAATAGCAGTGTGTGGGCGATCCGGACGGATGCTCTGGGCCAGCTATGGGTAGGGACGAGCGGCGGATTGACGATCCTCGACGCGCAAGGCAAGGTGATGCGTTCGTGGACGAGCCACAATGGACTGGCGGGAGATCGGGTGTACTCGATTACTCCCGGACCGGCCGGAGACTTCTATGTTGGGACCGGGCCGGTTGGGGTCAGTCACTTCGATGGGCATGGACGGCTGCTTCGGACGTACGGGGAGGATTCCGGGATTACAGCGGACCAGGCGTCCTCTTTGCTGGTGGATGGCGAGAAGAGGCTTTGGGTCATGGGCAACGGCGGGTGTTTCCGCAGTCGTACGGCGCTTGGAGCGGGCAGGACGTTGACGTTTGAGCGGGTGGAGATTCCGGGGATCCCTGCGCCCCGTTCGTTCCGGCACGTCATTCTCGATAAGGCGGGGGACGTGTGGATCGCGAGTTCGGGGGGGCTACTGCGCTTTGATGGGAAGAGTTGGAAGGTATTTGGGAGTGAGGAGGGGCTGAAGGCGCTGGATCTGGCGGCGGTTGCGATGGGGCGGAACGCGATCTGGGTGTCGTACCGGGATGCGTTCGGGATGAGCAAGCTCGGGTTGGGGCCTGATGCGGGCAAGGTGACGCACTACACGATGCAGGACGGGCTCTCGTCGAACGAGGTGTATGCGATGGCATTCGACTTGAGCGGGCGGCTTTGGCTGAACACGGATGCGGGTGTGGATGTTCTGGAAGAGGGGAGATGGTGGCGTCACTACGGCAGCCAAAAAGGGCTGATCTGGGATGACACCAACAGTCGCGCGCTTGACGTCAGCCCACGGGGGGATGTGTGGGTGGGAACGTCCGGGGGCATGTCGCGGTTCCGGCGGGCGGACTACCCAATTCCGGAGGTTGCGCCGCCGGTCGTGTTGACGTCGGTTCGGGGCGTCGCACGTGAGTGGCAGACTGGGGATAGGCCGGTTCTGCCCTATTCGCAGAGATCGCTCTACATCCGGTATGCGGGACTAAGCTTTGAGGCGGAGCGAGAGGTGCGCTTCCGCTACCGGCTGAATGGGTATGACCAAGCGTGGAATGAGACGAACGAACGGAGCGTGCACTTCGCGGCGCTGCCAGCTGGCCACTACGTCTTCCAAGTAGTCGCGGTGAATCCATCGGGGCTGCAGAGCGCGACGCCTGCGAGCTTCGAGTTTACGATCAGGCCAGCGTGGTGGCAGAGCTGGTGGTTCGTAGCCTCGTGCCTGCTACTTGCGGGTTTTCTCGGGTATGTCTTCTGGCACTTGCGGGTAAGGGCTTTTCTCGCGCAGAAAGAACTGTTGGAGCGCCAGGTCGCGGAACGGACGGCGCAGTTGCGTGAGAGCCATCGGCAGTTGGAGGAGATTGCTTACTTCGACATCCTCACGTCGCTGCCAAATCGGCGTATGTTTACTGAAGAATTTCGCAAGCGGCTTGCGATGGCGCGGCGGCCGAGTGAGCCGTTTGCACTTCTGCTGATCGACCTGGATCACTTTAAGCAGATCAACGATACCTACGGGCACAACGCTGGGGATGCGGTGCTTGTGGAGACATCGTGCCTGCTTCGCGGGATCGTTCGCGAGTCGGATTGCGTAGCGCGGCTGGGGGGAGACGAGTTCGCGGTACTGCTGTTTACGGCGCAGGATCCGGAAACCGTCGAGTCGGTCTGCCATCGAATTCTGGATAGTTTCGCAGGGGGAATCCCGTTTGAAAACACCACGCTCAGCGTGGGGTGCAGCATCGGGATTGCGATGTATCCGGAGCATGGAGAAACGCAGGAGAGTCTCTATAAATCAGCCGATGTGGCGCTTTATGAGGCGAAACGGACCGGCCGGAATCTCTTTTGCTGGCACCGTTACCAGACTGGTGATTGA
- a CDS encoding protein kinase has product MQLWNDYEGKTIAGVYTIGRLLRPEGRSAFFEITNGPEASSVMRITESLNDEEQMLERWRKVSELKHENLIAMRKYGETVFDGTPLTYAVIEASDAALADILAERPLTHEEAMQVGRSVVAALTLLHANGLVHRHIEAANVVAVGEVVKLRSDCASECLADPELTTAAECQELIDRDVHDLSLLLLRVLTLEKKLSPSTKLIAPFDKIVPNGISGSWGLEQISKTLNPSVLKPLVPESVTTSKPIVAGPQVPQAKLDFQTEPAPQVAEHVPTVSHGPIVLPRHHVEEPAERGFRWWIGCAAAVLVAFLLYFHYSGGKKTETAQAPAAPIVESSAPVASATTVPESVVQPVVKQEAPPAPSHMQAGWYVIAYTYNHEDQAWKKVSAIIKQHASLKPLVVSPNGRGPFMIAFGGAMSREEAEAVRSRARKAGMPRDTFIRNYPSQG; this is encoded by the coding sequence ATGCAACTCTGGAACGATTATGAAGGAAAGACCATCGCCGGGGTCTACACCATCGGACGACTCCTTCGTCCTGAAGGCCGTAGCGCCTTCTTCGAAATCACAAACGGTCCCGAAGCCTCGTCGGTGATGCGCATCACGGAGTCGCTGAATGATGAAGAGCAAATGCTCGAACGATGGCGCAAGGTATCGGAGCTGAAGCACGAGAACCTGATCGCGATGCGGAAGTATGGGGAGACCGTCTTCGATGGGACGCCGCTGACGTATGCGGTGATTGAAGCCTCGGATGCCGCGCTTGCTGACATTCTCGCGGAGCGCCCGCTGACGCATGAAGAGGCGATGCAAGTGGGGCGCAGCGTGGTTGCGGCGCTGACGTTGCTGCATGCGAACGGGCTTGTTCACCGACATATTGAGGCAGCGAATGTGGTCGCGGTTGGAGAGGTTGTGAAGCTGCGAAGCGACTGCGCTTCCGAGTGCCTGGCTGATCCCGAGCTGACCACGGCGGCGGAGTGCCAGGAGCTAATCGACCGTGATGTACATGATCTCTCGCTTCTGCTTCTGCGGGTACTGACGCTTGAGAAGAAGCTGAGTCCGAGCACGAAGCTAATAGCTCCGTTCGACAAGATTGTGCCGAACGGGATCAGTGGTTCGTGGGGCCTCGAGCAGATTTCGAAGACTCTCAATCCCTCGGTGTTGAAGCCGCTCGTTCCGGAGAGCGTGACGACCTCGAAGCCGATTGTTGCTGGGCCGCAGGTACCGCAGGCGAAGCTCGATTTCCAGACCGAACCGGCGCCGCAGGTTGCTGAGCATGTTCCGACGGTGTCCCACGGGCCTATCGTTCTGCCGCGCCACCATGTTGAAGAGCCGGCTGAACGTGGTTTTCGCTGGTGGATCGGGTGTGCCGCCGCTGTGCTTGTGGCTTTCCTGCTTTACTTCCACTACTCCGGGGGAAAGAAGACGGAGACCGCACAGGCACCGGCTGCGCCAATCGTTGAGAGTTCGGCTCCGGTAGCGTCCGCGACGACTGTGCCCGAGTCTGTCGTTCAGCCAGTTGTCAAGCAGGAGGCTCCTCCAGCCCCATCGCATATGCAGGCTGGTTGGTATGTAATTGCCTACACGTATAACCATGAGGACCAAGCGTGGAAGAAGGTGTCGGCGATTATCAAGCAGCATGCGTCGCTGAAGCCACTGGTCGTTTCGCCCAATGGACGCGGACCTTTCATGATTGCGTTCGGCGGGGCGATGAGCCGGGAAGAGGCGGAGGCTGTTCGCAGCCGGGCGCGCAAGGCGGGTATGCCGCGGGATACGTTCATCCGGAACTATCCGAGCCAAGGGTAG